The following DNA comes from Polynucleobacter necessarius.
GGTTAAGGGCAGTTCTTTTAGCTGCGTCATAACCAGTGATGCAAGATTGCTTTGTCAAAAGTCCAAGAGTTCTCAATCTTAGTTTGATTTAGGGAAATTTGCAGTTGTTCTAAAAATGCTTGCCGAGAAATGGGTGCCGCACCCAAGGAGAGTAGGTGGGCAGTTTCTTGTTGGCAATCGATCATATGGACATCATTGATTAGGCACCAGGCACTCAGAGCTGCTAGGGCGATTTTGGATGCATTCGTCTTGCGGCTAAACATGGATTCGCCAAAAACCATGCCACCAAAAGCAACGCAGTAGAGGCCGCCCATTAGCTGACTATCTTCTATAATAGCAATGCTGTTGGCATTTCCTTGTTCGTGAAGGGTGGTGTAAGCATCGATAATTTCATGGGTGATCCAGGTGCCATCTTGATCCTTGCGGGCACTAGTGGCGCATGAGCGGATGACCGCGCCAAAATCCACATCGACTTCTATTTGATTTCGGGTATTTTGACAAAAGCTTCGAATCGTTTTGCGCAAAGACTCACTGCATTTAAATGAAGCGGGTTTCAGCACCATTCTAGGGTCTGGTAACAACCATAAAACAGGTTGATTATCGGAGTACCACGGAAGAATTCCTTGTTGATAGGCGCGCGCCAGTTGCCCCGGATAAATCCGCTCACTCACTCCAACTAAGCCAGGCACGCTAGGGTCTGGATCTGGCTCGAGCAGGGGATTTGGAAAAGGGTCATGAGGCCCTAGCCAGGCAATCTGACCCATATAGACTTTTTAAATTATTTCGGAAGGCAATACATCGCGACTGCGAACATGACATTCTTTTCCAAGCTCCAGATTACCTGCGGCACGATCTGCAAAAAACCATTCTAAAGTTTGCTTTACAGTGGGAAAGGCTAAATCACCCCATGGAATCTCGCTCTCATGAAAGAGCGCAACTTCCAGGCTTTCTTCGCCCGCCGAGAACTCGGGCGTCTTCATTGTGGCTAAATAAAATAAATGGACTTGCTCTGCGTGAGGCACATTGAGTAAAGAGTAGAGCGGTCCAATTTCAACAATGGCACCCGCCTCTTCAAGTGTTTCGCGAGCTGCGCCATGGCTAGTGCTTTCGCCAAGCTCCATAAATCCTGCGGGAAGCGTCCAATACCCATGGCGAGGTTCTATTGCGCGACGACATAGCAGCACTTGCTTGCCATAAATGGGGATGCTGCCCACCACATTACGGGGATTTTGATAATGAATGTTGCCGCAGGATTCGCATACATGACGTTCGCGAGAATCATCCGCCGGAATTTTGATTGTCAATACAGAGGCGCAGTTGGAGCAATACTTCATACCGACTTTCTAAAAATGGGCTTTGATAGCGCCCTGCAGGGCATTGCTAAGCATAATCTCATCTGCCATTGAAACATCATTAATCGTCAGGTTGGCTTCGCGGGCATTTATGGCGGGGTCAGCAAGCAAGTCTGCGCGTATTACTCCGGGTCATAGGCCGGCTGAGACAGGCGGCGTAAGCCATTCAGGGCTACCTTGGGGTTTAACAAAAATGCTAGTTCTACCACCTTCGGTAACAAAGCCTTGCTCGTTACAAAAAAGAGCATCAAAACCGCCAAGCTTTACAGCCTCTTGCCATGCTTGATCATAGAGCGCGCGTTTGCTAATTTTGTGGCGCAATCAGGCGTTCATTGCCACATTACCCGAAAAGATATCCTTTGCCCAGAATATTTTTACGGGTTCGTTGACGACTTCAAGAGTGCCGGTCGTAACGGAGAGTGCTCCATCGGGTGCTAGATCTAA
Coding sequences within:
- the aat gene encoding leucyl/phenylalanyl-tRNA--protein transferase, translating into MGQIAWLGPHDPFPNPLLEPDPDPSVPGLVGVSERIYPGQLARAYQQGILPWYSDNQPVLWLLPDPRMVLKPASFKCSESLRKTIRSFCQNTRNQIEVDVDFGAVIRSCATSARKDQDGTWITHEIIDAYTTLHEQGNANSIAIIEDSQLMGGLYCVAFGGMVFGESMFSRKTNASKIALAALSAWCLINDVHMIDCQQETAHLLSLGAAPISRQAFLEQLQISLNQTKIENSWTFDKAILHHWL
- a CDS encoding NUDIX hydrolase, producing MKYCSNCASVLTIKIPADDSRERHVCESCGNIHYQNPRNVVGSIPIYGKQVLLCRRAIEPRHGYWTLPAGFMELGESTSHGAARETLEEAGAIVEIGPLYSLLNVPHAEQVHLFYLATMKTPEFSAGEESLEVALFHESEIPWGDLAFPTVKQTLEWFFADRAAGNLELGKECHVRSRDVLPSEII
- a CDS encoding aminotransferase class IV, whose product is MRHKISKRALYDQAWQEAVKLGGFDALFCNEQGFVTEGGRTSIFVKPQGSPEWLTPPVSAGL